Proteins from one Agelaius phoeniceus isolate bAgePho1 chromosome 10, bAgePho1.hap1, whole genome shotgun sequence genomic window:
- the XRN1 gene encoding 5'-3' exoribonuclease 1 isoform X3: protein MGVPKFYRWISERYPCLSQVLKEHQIPEFDNLYLDMNGIIHQCSHPNDDDVHFRISEDKIFANIFHYLEVLFRIIKPRKVFFMAVDGVAPRAKMNQQRGRRFRSAKEAEDKIKKALEKGETLPTEARFDSNCITPGTEFMARLNEHLKYFVNMKISTDKSWQGITVYLSGHETPGEGEHKIMEFIRSEKAKPHHDPNTRHCLYGLDADLIMLGLTSHEAHFALLREEVRFGGKKAQRVCAPEETTFHLLHLSLMREYIDYEFSPVKDKISFEYDIERIIDDWILMGFLVGNDFIPHLPHLHINHDALPLLYRTYMAILPELGGYINENGHLNLERFEKYLTRLSDFDREHFSEVFVDLKWFESKVGNKYLNEAAGIAAEEARKNKQKKQKAQENSISLAALEKNEGEVTPKTTVEDEPEDDDLFETEFRQYKRTYYMTKMGVEVVSDAFLADQAECYVQAIQWILHYYYHGVQSWSWYYPYHYAPYLSDIHNISELKIKFELGKPFMPFEQLLAVLPAASKDLLPKCYQHLMTSQDSPIIEYYPPDFKTDLNGKQQEWEAVVLIPFIDEKRLLQAMESCNKGLKEEEKRRNTHSACLMYWYDKDAEFQYLSPWPEKFPAIERCHTRYKTIPLDAWHVEITHNKITKINKSALYFCGFPTLKHIKHKFYLKKSGVQVFQQSSHGENMMLEIIVDENSKDQMVENVASSVLGKRVFVNWPHLEEARVVAVSDGETKFYLEEPHGTQKLYMGNAVPPTKVAYVGDKEQSMWVKEVQGISEQYQRRKGIIIHETSVVVYAQLLTGNRYQLNQNGEVYLEKQWSKQVLPFVYQTVVKDIKAFDSRFSSIKTLDDLFPPGSTAFMLGSPYYGCMGEVHDSHDVIPEGRIRVVFNIPCEPQLDTLIQNQHKYSVKYNPAYILASRLGVSGYLVSRFTGSIFIGRGSKKNPHGDHKANVGLNLKFNKKNEEVPGYTKKVGNEWMYSSAVEQLLAEYLERVPELFNYVAKNSQEDICYEDDIWPGEDENGAEKVQEIVAWLKAHPVSALSRSSCDLQILDAAIVEKIEEEVEKCKRKSNKKVRVTVKPHLLYRPLEQQRGVVPDRDAEYRLFDRVVNVRENFSVPVGLRGTIIGIKGATRETDVLFEVLFDEEFLGGLTIRCSPARGYRLPSSALINLSHGSRSEMGNQKLMAIVKPQPAVNNYNSYASDLSSVCSQKVHLGGLNHSPRSLFVPTQQLNGRQHYNLRAENQGNSNSPQKGSFLSGNQKNKAQSKQDDEFSSIWQSLQSSGKSHHIQQNMHEKGAVLPQEIKLGTGHQFYKPGFNDGSFKCQQRKQEPYKKFKEDSKTTRGESQPHSKISNQQNFAGVNKYNVKLLKRNGSPNMPLVQKAAVDGPCTGGKKDNELERLLASLKIPKENEVQIYSKEGRATNEEHLSPQSFAMKGTQMLKEILKIDGSDLQTKNEVKSQVHDVPAPSSRQDCHGAAVQYRPTKKMAAYMNKHNPGGPQNTPATETGGHPFPCPQPALSTVSELSRICSLLGMSQPDFSFLKTPQTLTVCHIKLSNGLLVHGPQCHSEAEAKEKAALFALQRLGSIGVNFASPPPPAVFPNYQPLGVPVPPGSIPPVFAQPPANMMPPSSHMFGPVSWSTPVPKHYYPGTYPGNVSLAGTIPVGSHNQFIPLQVTKKRAASKKNFELKEFQSSPQAAPLKNEQPMSSDHIQQDSSSAPLKSPQAAQSTVSFQDNVATPSVPHNKSTPNTSSKRKPRKLAVNFGAPKSSE from the exons ATGGGGGTCCCCAAGTTCTACCGGTGGATCTCGGAGCGGTACCCCTGCCTCAGCCAGGTGCTGAAGGAGCATCAG ATTCCAGAATTTGACAACTTGTACCTGGACATGAATGGCATTATACATCAGTGTTCACATCCAAATGATGACGATGTCCACTTCAGAATCTCAGAAGATAAGATTTTTGCCAATATTTTTCACTATTTGGAAGTACTGTTTCGCATTATTAAACCAAGGAAGGTTTTCTTCATGGCAGTTGATGGAGTAGCTCCAAGAGCAAAAATGAATCAGCAGCGTGGGAGACGTTTTAG ATCAGCAAAAGAGGCAGaggacaaaataaaaaaggcattGGAAAAGGGAGAAACTCTCCCTACAGAAGCCAGATTTGACTCCAACTGTATTACACCAG GAACTGAATTCATGGCCAGATTGAATGAGCatcttaaatattttgtaaatatgAAGATTTCCACAGACAAATCCTGGCAAGGAATAACAGTCTATTTATCAGGCCATGAG ACCCCAGGGGAAGGTGAGCATAAAATTATGGAGTTCATCAGATCAGAAAAAGCAAAGCCCCATCATGATCCAAACACAAGACACTGTCTCTATGGCTTAGATGCTGACTTG ATAATGCTGGGATTAACAAGTCATGAGGCACACTTTGCGCTCTTAAGAGAAGAAGTCAGATTTGGTGGTAAAAAGGCTCAAAG AGTGTGTGCACCAGAGGAAACCACATTTCATTTACTGCACTTATCACTCATGAGAGAATATATTGATTATGAATTTTCTCCAGTAAAA gACAAGATTTCTTTTGAATATGATATTGAAAGGATAATAGATGATTGGATCTTAATGGGTTTCCTTGTAGGAAATGATTTTATTCCTCATCTACCTCATTTACACATTAATCATGATGCACTGCCGCTACTTTATAGAACCTACATGGCTATTTTGCCAGAACTGGGAG GCTACATCAATGAAAATGGGCATCTGAATTTAGAACGTTTTGAGAAATATCTTACAAGATTGTCAGAT TTTGATCGTGAGCACTTCAGTGAAGTCTTTGTTGACCTAAAATGGTTTGAAAGTAAAGTGGGCAATAAATACCTCAACGAAGCAGCTGGGATTGCAGCAGAGGAAgccagaaaaaataaacaaaagaaacaaaag GCTCAGGAAAATTCTATATCTTTGGCTGctttagaaaaaaatgaaggTGAAGTGACCCCTAAAA CCACAGTGGAAGATGAACCAGAAGATGATGATCTCTTTGAAACTGAGTTTAGGCAATACAAAAGAACTTACTACATGACTAAAATGGGTGTAGAAGTAGTGTCTGA tGCCTTCTTAGCTGATCAAGCTGAATGTTATGTCCAGGCAATACAATGGATTTTGCATTATTATTACCATGGAGTTCAATCATGGAGCTG GTATTACCCTTATCATTATGCACCTTACCTGTCAGATATTCACAACATCAGTGAACTCAAAATCAAGTTTGAGCTTGGAAAACCTTTCATGCCATTTGAACAGCTTCTTGCTGTACTTCCAGCAGCTAGCAAAGATCTGCTACCTAAATGTTACCAG CATTTGATGACTAGTCAAGACTCTCCTATTATAGAATATTATCCACCTGATTTTAAAACTGACCTAAATGGTAAACAGCAGGAATGGGAAGCTGTAGTATTAATCCCCTTTATTGATGAG AAACGACTGCTGCAGGCCATGGAATCCTGTAATAAGGGCCTTAAAGAAGAGGAGAAACGAAGAAACACTCACAGTGCTTGCTTGATGTACTGGTATGACAAAGATGCTGAGTTCCAGTACCTGTCACCATGGCCAGAGAAATTCCCTGCAATAGAACGATGCCACACAAG GTATAAAACAATACCTTTGGATGCTTGGCATGTAGAAATAACCCACAATAAGATAACTAAAATCAACAAGAGTGCATTGTATTTTTGTGGATTTCCTACTTTAAAGCACATTAAACACAAG TTCTATCTTAAAAAAAGTGGTGTACAAGTGTTTCAGCAAAGCAGCCATGGAGAGAACATGATGTTGGAGATCATAGTTGATGAGAACTCAAAGGACCAG atggTCGAAAATGTTGCCAGTTCGGTACTTGGAAAACGAGTTTTTGTTAACTGGCCCCACCTTGAAGAAGCCAGAGTTGTTGCAGTGTCAGATGGAGAAACCAA GTTTTATTTGGAAGAACCACATGGCACACAGAAGCTTTACATGGGAAATGCAGTGCCCCCAACAAAAGTGGCTTATGTTGGAGATAAGGAGCAAAGCATGTGGGTAAAAGAAGTTCAAGGCATTTCAGAGCA GTAccagagaaggaaaggaataatTATCCATGAAACTTCAGTAGTTGTATATGCTCAGTTACTCACTGGTAATAGATATCAGCTAAACCAAAATGGAGAAGTTTATTTGGAGAAGCAGTGGTCTAAACAAGTTCTTCCTTTTGTTTACCAAACAGTTGTCAAG GATATCAAAGCCTTTGACTCTCGTTTTTCAAGCATCAAAACTTTGGATGATTTGTTTCCTCCTGGAAGTACAGCCTTCATGCTGGGATCTCCTTACTATGGCTGCATGGGAGAA GTTCATGATTCACATGATGTGATCCCAGAAGGCAGAATCCGAGTAGTTTTTAATATTCCATGTGAACCCCAGCTTGATACTTTAATACAGAACCAGCAT aaatattctgTGAAATACAATCCTGCATATATTTTGGCCAGCCGTCTTGGAGTAAGTGGATATCTTGTCTCCAGATTTACAGGGAGTATCTTTATTGGAAGAGGATCCAAGAAGAA tCCTCATGGTGATCACAAAGCAAATGTGGGGCTAAACCTGAAGTTCaataagaaaaatgaagaagttCCTGGCTATACTAAGAAAGTTGGAAATGAATGGATGTATTCTTCTGCAGTAGAACAACTACTTGCTGAGTATTTAGAAAG ggtGCCTGAACTATTTAATTATGTAGCCAAGAACAGCCAGGAAGATATCTGCTACGAAGATGACATTTGGCCTGGAGAGGATGAGAATGG AGCTGAGAAAGTGCAAGAAATTGTTGCCTGGTTAAAAGCACATCCTGTGTCTGCTTTGTCTCGCTCATCCTGTGACTTGCAAATTTTGGATGCAGCCATTGTTGAGAAAATTGAAGAAGAAGTGGAGAAATGCAAG AGGAAGAGCAACAAGAAGGTGCGAGTAACTGTGAAACCCCATTTGCTGTACAGA CCCTTAGAGCAGCAGAGGGGGGTTGTTCCAGATCGAGATGCAGAGTACAGGCTGTTTGACCGTGTTGTCAATGTCAGAGAGAacttttctgttcctgttggTCTGCGAGGCACCATCATTGGAATTAAAGGAg CTACTAGAGAAACAGATGTGCTCTTTGAAGTTTTGTTTGATGAAGAATTCCTTGGAGGCCTCACTATCAG GTGCTCACCTGCCAGAGGTTATCGCCTGCCCTCAAGTGCCTTAATTAACCTGTCTCATGGTAGTCGGTCAGAAATGGGAAATCAAAAGCTGATGGCCATAGTTAAACCTCAGCCAGCAGTGAATAACTACAACTCATATGCATCTGATCTGTCATCTGTATGCTCACAAAAAGTGCATCTGGGAGGCCTCAACCATTCTCCTCGTTCCCTTTTTGTTCCTACTCAA CAACTGAATGGAAGACAGCATTACAATCTCAGGGCTGAAAATCAGGGCAACTCTAACTCACCCCAGAAAGGATCATTTCTGAGTGGcaatcagaaaaataaa gCACAGAGTAAGCAAGATGATGAATTCTCCAGCATATGGCAGTCATTGCAGAGTTCTGGAAAGTCTCATCACATTCAACAAAACATGCATGAGAAG GGTGCAGTTCTACCTCAGGAAATCAAGCTGGGAACTGGCCATCAGTTTTATAAACCAGGCTTCAATGACGGCAGCTTTAAATGTCAGCAAAGAAAACAGGAGCCTTATAAAAAAT TTAAAGAAGACTCCAAAACTACAAGAGGTGAAAGTCAACCACATAGTAAAATATCAAACCAACAG aattttgCAGGTGTGAATAAGTACAATGTCAAACTTTTGAAGAGGAATGGAAGTCCCAACATGCCTTTAGTTCAGAAGGCTGCAGTTGATGGTCCTTGCACAGGTGGAAAG AAGGACAATGAACTGGAAAGGCTTCTGGCTTCTTTGAAAATTCCCAAAGAAAATGAAGTGCAGATTTATTCCAAGGAAGGAAGAGCTACAAACGAGGAACATCTGTCACCACAGTCATTTGCTATG aaaggaacaCAGATGCTGAAAGAGATTTTGAAGATAGATGGCTCAGATCTGCAAACAAAGAATGAAGTGAAATCACAAGTTCATGATGTTCCTGCTCCCTCTAGTAGACAGGAttgccatggagctgctgtgcaaTACAGACCAACCAAAAAAATGG CTGCTTATATGAACAAGCATAACCCTGGAGGGCCCCAGAACACACCAGCAACAGAAACTGGAGGTCACCCTTTCCCTTGTCCACAGCCTGCACTGTCTACGGTTTCTGAGCTTTCTCGTATTTGTTCTCTTCTTGGAATGTCGCAACCAGATTTCTCTTTCCTAAAAACACCACAG ACCCTGACAGTTTGCCACATAAAGCTGTCCAATGGTTTGTTGGTTCACGGCCCGCAGTGTCATTCCGAGGCTGAGGCAAAGGAAAAAGCTGCGCTTTTTGCTTTACAGCGCTTG GGTTCTATAGGAGTAAACTTTGCTTCGCCTCCACCTCCAGCAGTGTTTCCAAATTACCAGCCACTAGGAGTTCCTGTACCACCTGGATCAATTCCTCCAGTATTTGCACAGCCCCCTG CTAATATGATGCCTCCATCGTCTCACATGTTTGGTCCAGTGTCCTGGAGTACTCCAGTGCCTAAGCATTATTATCCTGGCACCTACCCAGGAAATGTGTCTCTTGCAGGAACTATACCAGTTGGTTCTCACAACCAGTTTATACCTCTGCAG gtAACTAAAAAAAGGGCTGCTAGCAAGAAAAACTTTGAACTCAAGGAGTTTCAGAGTTCCCCTCAAGCTGCACCACTAAAGAATGAACAGCCAATGTCTTCTGACCACATTCAGCAAGATAGTTCTTCAGCTCCTTTAAAATCTCCTCAAGCTGCTCAGTCCACTGTTTCATTTCAAGACAATGTGGCTACTCCAAGTGTTCCTCATAACAAATCAACaccaaacacttccagcaagCGAAAGCCAAGAAAACTGGCTGTCAATTTTGGCGCACCAAAATCTTCAGAATAA
- the XRN1 gene encoding 5'-3' exoribonuclease 1 isoform X1 has translation MGVPKFYRWISERYPCLSQVLKEHQIPEFDNLYLDMNGIIHQCSHPNDDDVHFRISEDKIFANIFHYLEVLFRIIKPRKVFFMAVDGVAPRAKMNQQRGRRFRSAKEAEDKIKKALEKGETLPTEARFDSNCITPGTEFMARLNEHLKYFVNMKISTDKSWQGITVYLSGHETPGEGEHKIMEFIRSEKAKPHHDPNTRHCLYGLDADLIMLGLTSHEAHFALLREEVRFGGKKAQRVCAPEETTFHLLHLSLMREYIDYEFSPVKDKISFEYDIERIIDDWILMGFLVGNDFIPHLPHLHINHDALPLLYRTYMAILPELGGYINENGHLNLERFEKYLTRLSDFDREHFSEVFVDLKWFESKVGNKYLNEAAGIAAEEARKNKQKKQKAQENSISLAALEKNEGEVTPKTTVEDEPEDDDLFETEFRQYKRTYYMTKMGVEVVSDAFLADQAECYVQAIQWILHYYYHGVQSWSWYYPYHYAPYLSDIHNISELKIKFELGKPFMPFEQLLAVLPAASKDLLPKCYQHLMTSQDSPIIEYYPPDFKTDLNGKQQEWEAVVLIPFIDEKRLLQAMESCNKGLKEEEKRRNTHSACLMYWYDKDAEFQYLSPWPEKFPAIERCHTRYKTIPLDAWHVEITHNKITKINKSALYFCGFPTLKHIKHKFYLKKSGVQVFQQSSHGENMMLEIIVDENSKDQMVENVASSVLGKRVFVNWPHLEEARVVAVSDGETKFYLEEPHGTQKLYMGNAVPPTKVAYVGDKEQSMWVKEVQGISEQYQRRKGIIIHETSVVVYAQLLTGNRYQLNQNGEVYLEKQWSKQVLPFVYQTVVKDIKAFDSRFSSIKTLDDLFPPGSTAFMLGSPYYGCMGEVHDSHDVIPEGRIRVVFNIPCEPQLDTLIQNQHKYSVKYNPAYILASRLGVSGYLVSRFTGSIFIGRGSKKNPHGDHKANVGLNLKFNKKNEEVPGYTKKVGNEWMYSSAVEQLLAEYLERVPELFNYVAKNSQEDICYEDDIWPGEDENGAEKVQEIVAWLKAHPVSALSRSSCDLQILDAAIVEKIEEEVEKCKQRKSNKKVRVTVKPHLLYRPLEQQRGVVPDRDAEYRLFDRVVNVRENFSVPVGLRGTIIGIKGATRETDVLFEVLFDEEFLGGLTIRCSPARGYRLPSSALINLSHGSRSEMGNQKLMAIVKPQPAVNNYNSYASDLSSVCSQKVHLGGLNHSPRSLFVPTQQLNGRQHYNLRAENQGNSNSPQKGSFLSGNQKNKAQSKQDDEFSSIWQSLQSSGKSHHIQQNMHEKGAVLPQEIKLGTGHQFYKPGFNDGSFKCQQRKQEPYKKFKEDSKTTRGESQPHSKISNQQNFAGVNKYNVKLLKRNGSPNMPLVQKAAVDGPCTGGKKDNELERLLASLKIPKENEVQIYSKEGRATNEEHLSPQSFAMKGTQMLKEILKIDGSDLQTKNEVKSQVHDVPAPSSRQDCHGAAVQYRPTKKMAAYMNKHNPGGPQNTPATETGGHPFPCPQPALSTVSELSRICSLLGMSQPDFSFLKTPQTLTVCHIKLSNGLLVHGPQCHSEAEAKEKAALFALQRLGSIGVNFASPPPPAVFPNYQPLGVPVPPGSIPPVFAQPPANMMPPSSHMFGPVSWSTPVPKHYYPGTYPGNVSLAGTIPVGSHNQFIPLQVTKKRAASKKNFELKEFQSSPQAAPLKNEQPMSSDHIQQDSSSAPLKSPQAAQSTVSFQDNVATPSVPHNKSTPNTSSKRKPRKLAVNFGAPKSSE, from the exons ATGGGGGTCCCCAAGTTCTACCGGTGGATCTCGGAGCGGTACCCCTGCCTCAGCCAGGTGCTGAAGGAGCATCAG ATTCCAGAATTTGACAACTTGTACCTGGACATGAATGGCATTATACATCAGTGTTCACATCCAAATGATGACGATGTCCACTTCAGAATCTCAGAAGATAAGATTTTTGCCAATATTTTTCACTATTTGGAAGTACTGTTTCGCATTATTAAACCAAGGAAGGTTTTCTTCATGGCAGTTGATGGAGTAGCTCCAAGAGCAAAAATGAATCAGCAGCGTGGGAGACGTTTTAG ATCAGCAAAAGAGGCAGaggacaaaataaaaaaggcattGGAAAAGGGAGAAACTCTCCCTACAGAAGCCAGATTTGACTCCAACTGTATTACACCAG GAACTGAATTCATGGCCAGATTGAATGAGCatcttaaatattttgtaaatatgAAGATTTCCACAGACAAATCCTGGCAAGGAATAACAGTCTATTTATCAGGCCATGAG ACCCCAGGGGAAGGTGAGCATAAAATTATGGAGTTCATCAGATCAGAAAAAGCAAAGCCCCATCATGATCCAAACACAAGACACTGTCTCTATGGCTTAGATGCTGACTTG ATAATGCTGGGATTAACAAGTCATGAGGCACACTTTGCGCTCTTAAGAGAAGAAGTCAGATTTGGTGGTAAAAAGGCTCAAAG AGTGTGTGCACCAGAGGAAACCACATTTCATTTACTGCACTTATCACTCATGAGAGAATATATTGATTATGAATTTTCTCCAGTAAAA gACAAGATTTCTTTTGAATATGATATTGAAAGGATAATAGATGATTGGATCTTAATGGGTTTCCTTGTAGGAAATGATTTTATTCCTCATCTACCTCATTTACACATTAATCATGATGCACTGCCGCTACTTTATAGAACCTACATGGCTATTTTGCCAGAACTGGGAG GCTACATCAATGAAAATGGGCATCTGAATTTAGAACGTTTTGAGAAATATCTTACAAGATTGTCAGAT TTTGATCGTGAGCACTTCAGTGAAGTCTTTGTTGACCTAAAATGGTTTGAAAGTAAAGTGGGCAATAAATACCTCAACGAAGCAGCTGGGATTGCAGCAGAGGAAgccagaaaaaataaacaaaagaaacaaaag GCTCAGGAAAATTCTATATCTTTGGCTGctttagaaaaaaatgaaggTGAAGTGACCCCTAAAA CCACAGTGGAAGATGAACCAGAAGATGATGATCTCTTTGAAACTGAGTTTAGGCAATACAAAAGAACTTACTACATGACTAAAATGGGTGTAGAAGTAGTGTCTGA tGCCTTCTTAGCTGATCAAGCTGAATGTTATGTCCAGGCAATACAATGGATTTTGCATTATTATTACCATGGAGTTCAATCATGGAGCTG GTATTACCCTTATCATTATGCACCTTACCTGTCAGATATTCACAACATCAGTGAACTCAAAATCAAGTTTGAGCTTGGAAAACCTTTCATGCCATTTGAACAGCTTCTTGCTGTACTTCCAGCAGCTAGCAAAGATCTGCTACCTAAATGTTACCAG CATTTGATGACTAGTCAAGACTCTCCTATTATAGAATATTATCCACCTGATTTTAAAACTGACCTAAATGGTAAACAGCAGGAATGGGAAGCTGTAGTATTAATCCCCTTTATTGATGAG AAACGACTGCTGCAGGCCATGGAATCCTGTAATAAGGGCCTTAAAGAAGAGGAGAAACGAAGAAACACTCACAGTGCTTGCTTGATGTACTGGTATGACAAAGATGCTGAGTTCCAGTACCTGTCACCATGGCCAGAGAAATTCCCTGCAATAGAACGATGCCACACAAG GTATAAAACAATACCTTTGGATGCTTGGCATGTAGAAATAACCCACAATAAGATAACTAAAATCAACAAGAGTGCATTGTATTTTTGTGGATTTCCTACTTTAAAGCACATTAAACACAAG TTCTATCTTAAAAAAAGTGGTGTACAAGTGTTTCAGCAAAGCAGCCATGGAGAGAACATGATGTTGGAGATCATAGTTGATGAGAACTCAAAGGACCAG atggTCGAAAATGTTGCCAGTTCGGTACTTGGAAAACGAGTTTTTGTTAACTGGCCCCACCTTGAAGAAGCCAGAGTTGTTGCAGTGTCAGATGGAGAAACCAA GTTTTATTTGGAAGAACCACATGGCACACAGAAGCTTTACATGGGAAATGCAGTGCCCCCAACAAAAGTGGCTTATGTTGGAGATAAGGAGCAAAGCATGTGGGTAAAAGAAGTTCAAGGCATTTCAGAGCA GTAccagagaaggaaaggaataatTATCCATGAAACTTCAGTAGTTGTATATGCTCAGTTACTCACTGGTAATAGATATCAGCTAAACCAAAATGGAGAAGTTTATTTGGAGAAGCAGTGGTCTAAACAAGTTCTTCCTTTTGTTTACCAAACAGTTGTCAAG GATATCAAAGCCTTTGACTCTCGTTTTTCAAGCATCAAAACTTTGGATGATTTGTTTCCTCCTGGAAGTACAGCCTTCATGCTGGGATCTCCTTACTATGGCTGCATGGGAGAA GTTCATGATTCACATGATGTGATCCCAGAAGGCAGAATCCGAGTAGTTTTTAATATTCCATGTGAACCCCAGCTTGATACTTTAATACAGAACCAGCAT aaatattctgTGAAATACAATCCTGCATATATTTTGGCCAGCCGTCTTGGAGTAAGTGGATATCTTGTCTCCAGATTTACAGGGAGTATCTTTATTGGAAGAGGATCCAAGAAGAA tCCTCATGGTGATCACAAAGCAAATGTGGGGCTAAACCTGAAGTTCaataagaaaaatgaagaagttCCTGGCTATACTAAGAAAGTTGGAAATGAATGGATGTATTCTTCTGCAGTAGAACAACTACTTGCTGAGTATTTAGAAAG ggtGCCTGAACTATTTAATTATGTAGCCAAGAACAGCCAGGAAGATATCTGCTACGAAGATGACATTTGGCCTGGAGAGGATGAGAATGG AGCTGAGAAAGTGCAAGAAATTGTTGCCTGGTTAAAAGCACATCCTGTGTCTGCTTTGTCTCGCTCATCCTGTGACTTGCAAATTTTGGATGCAGCCATTGTTGAGAAAATTGAAGAAGAAGTGGAGAAATGCAAG CAGAGGAAGAGCAACAAGAAGGTGCGAGTAACTGTGAAACCCCATTTGCTGTACAGA CCCTTAGAGCAGCAGAGGGGGGTTGTTCCAGATCGAGATGCAGAGTACAGGCTGTTTGACCGTGTTGTCAATGTCAGAGAGAacttttctgttcctgttggTCTGCGAGGCACCATCATTGGAATTAAAGGAg CTACTAGAGAAACAGATGTGCTCTTTGAAGTTTTGTTTGATGAAGAATTCCTTGGAGGCCTCACTATCAG GTGCTCACCTGCCAGAGGTTATCGCCTGCCCTCAAGTGCCTTAATTAACCTGTCTCATGGTAGTCGGTCAGAAATGGGAAATCAAAAGCTGATGGCCATAGTTAAACCTCAGCCAGCAGTGAATAACTACAACTCATATGCATCTGATCTGTCATCTGTATGCTCACAAAAAGTGCATCTGGGAGGCCTCAACCATTCTCCTCGTTCCCTTTTTGTTCCTACTCAA CAACTGAATGGAAGACAGCATTACAATCTCAGGGCTGAAAATCAGGGCAACTCTAACTCACCCCAGAAAGGATCATTTCTGAGTGGcaatcagaaaaataaa gCACAGAGTAAGCAAGATGATGAATTCTCCAGCATATGGCAGTCATTGCAGAGTTCTGGAAAGTCTCATCACATTCAACAAAACATGCATGAGAAG GGTGCAGTTCTACCTCAGGAAATCAAGCTGGGAACTGGCCATCAGTTTTATAAACCAGGCTTCAATGACGGCAGCTTTAAATGTCAGCAAAGAAAACAGGAGCCTTATAAAAAAT TTAAAGAAGACTCCAAAACTACAAGAGGTGAAAGTCAACCACATAGTAAAATATCAAACCAACAG aattttgCAGGTGTGAATAAGTACAATGTCAAACTTTTGAAGAGGAATGGAAGTCCCAACATGCCTTTAGTTCAGAAGGCTGCAGTTGATGGTCCTTGCACAGGTGGAAAG AAGGACAATGAACTGGAAAGGCTTCTGGCTTCTTTGAAAATTCCCAAAGAAAATGAAGTGCAGATTTATTCCAAGGAAGGAAGAGCTACAAACGAGGAACATCTGTCACCACAGTCATTTGCTATG aaaggaacaCAGATGCTGAAAGAGATTTTGAAGATAGATGGCTCAGATCTGCAAACAAAGAATGAAGTGAAATCACAAGTTCATGATGTTCCTGCTCCCTCTAGTAGACAGGAttgccatggagctgctgtgcaaTACAGACCAACCAAAAAAATGG CTGCTTATATGAACAAGCATAACCCTGGAGGGCCCCAGAACACACCAGCAACAGAAACTGGAGGTCACCCTTTCCCTTGTCCACAGCCTGCACTGTCTACGGTTTCTGAGCTTTCTCGTATTTGTTCTCTTCTTGGAATGTCGCAACCAGATTTCTCTTTCCTAAAAACACCACAG ACCCTGACAGTTTGCCACATAAAGCTGTCCAATGGTTTGTTGGTTCACGGCCCGCAGTGTCATTCCGAGGCTGAGGCAAAGGAAAAAGCTGCGCTTTTTGCTTTACAGCGCTTG GGTTCTATAGGAGTAAACTTTGCTTCGCCTCCACCTCCAGCAGTGTTTCCAAATTACCAGCCACTAGGAGTTCCTGTACCACCTGGATCAATTCCTCCAGTATTTGCACAGCCCCCTG CTAATATGATGCCTCCATCGTCTCACATGTTTGGTCCAGTGTCCTGGAGTACTCCAGTGCCTAAGCATTATTATCCTGGCACCTACCCAGGAAATGTGTCTCTTGCAGGAACTATACCAGTTGGTTCTCACAACCAGTTTATACCTCTGCAG gtAACTAAAAAAAGGGCTGCTAGCAAGAAAAACTTTGAACTCAAGGAGTTTCAGAGTTCCCCTCAAGCTGCACCACTAAAGAATGAACAGCCAATGTCTTCTGACCACATTCAGCAAGATAGTTCTTCAGCTCCTTTAAAATCTCCTCAAGCTGCTCAGTCCACTGTTTCATTTCAAGACAATGTGGCTACTCCAAGTGTTCCTCATAACAAATCAACaccaaacacttccagcaagCGAAAGCCAAGAAAACTGGCTGTCAATTTTGGCGCACCAAAATCTTCAGAATAA